Below is a genomic region from Schistocerca americana isolate TAMUIC-IGC-003095 chromosome 1, iqSchAmer2.1, whole genome shotgun sequence.
TTTAATGTTTGCTACTCAATATTACAGCAATAAAAATGtcaatgaacaaaataaaaatcttTAACAGTCTTTATTGTATCTTCAGTACATGTGAAGTTGCTATTTATACTTTTATTTCCATAGCCTTCGCCAATTCTGAAGTAGTTATGATCCAGTTTGAAATACTCACCCAACCTGTCTGATCTACTGAATATGTCAATGGCTACAATAGTAGGAATAATGCCACATACACTGTAAATCGTTACCAGCCTCCAATTCCTTGTTTATCTACTTTCTCACTGTGTGTTATGAGTAAAGTAATTAACATTAACTACACAAACATCAATTGTCAGTTTCCCTAATACAGATCCACAGTATCTACTACTGACCATTCAGTCTCAGTACACTGAAGACATTACAGTTATCAGACTTCAATTTATGGCTGTTTTACAGATGGAATGTACAATTTAACAATTTGTGTTGTGTGTAGTACCAAACTTTATCTTTGTGCCAAAGTAACAAACACTAGTGTTGCACCACTAATTTTACTGGCTTACAGCTAAACTTATACAGCACAAACTAATTCAACCACAACTGAAGTGGACTAAACTTCAAAGTGCACTGAAGAGAACACTGACTCAGCAAAACAGTAGCAATAACAGAAAGTAGTGTCTGACCTTAAAAGTCTCTCACAACTTGTGAAACTTTGAGAAATTCTCTATTGAGAACCAATGTAATAGAAGTGTAGAGTACTTAAAAACGAAACTTTGATCTGCCTCCTCCaaatccaccaccaccacctccgccaCCACCACCTCCGCCAAATCCGCCACCTCCAAATCCACCTCCTCCCATTCCAAAGTTGCCTCCTCCCATACCTCCAGAACCACCAGGTGAAGAATTCAGGAACAGTTCAATGTAACGATGTTGCATGTGTCCTTTGTCCTAGACACACATCATAATTCATATTATAACAACCAAAATAATGAGTTTTTGACTATCAAATTACATTGCAAATCATATTATGAAGAATATACCTAGGAAAGTTAGTGTTTAGCACAAAAATTTACCTTTGACATTGCTTTTAATGCTTCATCATGTGTTGCAAATTCAACATCTGCTTCTCCTGACGCACGGCCACTGTTGTCGTATAGGAGCCTAATATTGACTGGTACAACTGGCctgaaaaacttttagaaaaaaaGCCATTTCAGTACACAGGCCTACAACAGAACAAGTTAGAACACAATAAGAGTAATTACTTACATCAGCAATATCAGCCTGTGTTGCACGGAATGGCAGACCTCTCATGTGTATACAGtggccaccaccacctccaccaccattcCAGTTTCCACCTCCACCAGAACGTCCTCCGCGTCCCATACCCATGTTGCCAAATCCACCTGAATTCATACTCATGTTGAAGCTACTGCTACCACGACCACCCATGTTACCTCTCATTCCAGGTCCTCCACTCCCACCCCATGATGAATTCATGCCCCATGGACTTGGACCATCATCGAAGTCACCAAAACCACCTATAACGCAAAAACAAGCATGACTGCACAACAATTCTCCatctacaaataaaaacaaataatcagcaactctgtaataacatttgtcTGATGTCTGGATCTTATTTTTTCATACTCGAAAAATTTGGTTTGATTTGTGGTCTGAAATCTGATGACCATTTCAAAGTAAAAAAAGACATTTTGATAAAATATAAAACTATGTTGAAGTAATTTTCTTGTTCAACTACACAATGAAACAAGTAATTATGTATTATGATGCCTGCAACAATCAATCCCAATATAATTTGTCCTATTGGGAACAAGATCAAAAAGTAATATCTGGTGGAAACCACTAGTCAAATTTATGAAGGTGAATACATGCCACAAAACCTACAGCAAATGTGAGAAATGCAGAGCGCTAATACCCACAAGATTTCCCACATAAATGATAAGAACATTGAAGTTGTCAACATGAAAGATGCTGCAAGTTTTCACATTTGACTGAAAGCAGAATTATGTGACAAATCCCCAACAGTGATTCAATAAATTCAAAACAAATCTAGAAAATGTAATTTTCACATTTGACAATTTACAACAAAAAAAGAATGAGCAAAACAAtaaatgtttacagaatgagattttcactctgcagcggagtgtgcgctgatatgaaacttcctgggagattgaaactgtgtgcccgaccgagactcgaactcgggacctttgcctttcgcgggcaagcgctctaccaactgagctaccgaagcacgactcacgcccggtactcacagctttacttctgccaggaagtttcaataaatgtcTAGTCCACTTTAGATATTTATGGTTTCATCACTGACTGACATACATTAAATACAAACAAGTCGTAACTAAATCACTTATGAAGGAAGTAGTAATCATATATTACATCTATTGGAAGAAATTTAGGCACACAAAACAGCAATCCTACATTAATTAGGAAAGATTCAGCAGTTTTTACACAGATATACAACAAGGTTTCTAATAAACACATTAGAGACTTGAAGTGAATATATTTTATATTAATAAATGTACATTAACAATGAATGGCATGTGTTACCAAAACCTGAATCCTGTTTAGAtaactataattttaaaaattttctgttctttACCATTTTAAAAATGACAATGCACTATCTAATTTAACTGCCAAATCCAACACATGCAGCTAAAAAGCTAAACAAGAACAAGTGATTACCTTTGAAACTCCGAGATCCTCTACCCATATTATTATAGCGATTTATGCCACCAAATCTATCACCACGATCATAAGGAGCTGGACGCTGGTTGAAACCTCCTGGTCCTAAAGGACGCATTTTTGGGCCAATAGCGGCACGCACTTCAGAAAGGCTGCTGCGGAATATTTCTATGTACCTGCATGTAACAGATTTGAAGGATGAGACGacattcaaaaacaaaagaaatcataaaaatgagaaaaaataagtATTTGGTTATTTGTGCTATCTTACTGTGTACCTACTAACACCCtaagaaaaaatatatgtatactgGCAGTATCCAACTCAATTCTTCTACACACTGTTTTACAATGGACGTCTGTTTCTTCAAGGAACTTACACGAAGTGTTCCTTTTATTCTTTAAAACTGACATCTACTCATTTCAAGTATACTGCAAAAAAACTACCAGGAAATGGTCCAGAATGAAATAAGCTTCATTCAAAACCATCTATCTAAACTCAGCTGAACAACTATACAACTGTGATCTGgctaaatgaataatgaagttgtaaaatcactgCAGTTTTCAACAGCTTATAATCCAAATGCTTTATTTCACACTTAGATACACTCAAAGTAAATTCCACCCACCTTTAACAGAGCCTGATGATTAGCTCAAAACAGAGGCCAATTTTTTGGGTCAAGTTGTCCTAAGTTTTGCTTACACATTTTCCAAAAGTTACTTACGTAGTACCTTAAGCTGATGTTATTAAGAGAATCATCACTTTGTACACCAAAAATTTGGCCTCACGAGCTCAGCTCCCGCCCATTCATCACTTGGATCCATTGTCTTGCATGGCCCCACCCCCAACTGGCCCATAAGGAACCCTTGGGTGTGTCCCTCTGGTGATTCATCTTAAAAGTAATGAATTTCTACCAACATTCCACATTAGAGTTTCAATTCATTCAACAGTGTAGTGTCTACTTTTTACACAATTTAATGAAACACCAAAATTAAGCCTATTTTTTAATATTAACATCTGTACATATTAACTGCCTTATGCATTTAATACCAGAGCATTTTTGCATCTACATAGTGGGATCTTAATCAGCAGGAAAACTACAGCATGCCTTACACAACTGGATGTAAACAGGAATGTGCCCAAGTAGAACAGGGTTACTGGCAAACAAAAATCCTCAATATGCAAATGTGAAGCAGGAAAAGCTGGCAATTACATTTCAAGAACTATTACCATGTTCCAGTTTAAAAGCTGAGAAATTCCTTCCTTAGCCACttctttacaatttttaaaaattattataaaaacacTTGGTatttaatatttaaacattttcagGTAAGGAGCTTAACAATCAGGACAAGAAACATTCAACACTAAGTGAAGCCTATTCAATAATACAACAATGGTTTAGAAAAGGTTCTACCTGCAAAAATTTTTCCATGCAAAACTGTCACGTAACACAGCAGCTCCAAAGTAAATTTAAACATTATGAATTTTACACTAATAAAAACACTTGTGTACAAATGCTGGGCAATATTTAAAACCCTGTATTTCTTCTCGCAATTATTACACCTGAAATCATcataaattctatgggactgaccACCACCTATTCTGCTGACTTGGAATATAGACTGTGTACGAGAGTCACATGGTGGTCCCTTGCATTTTTCAGAATACAGCTTTCCACAATATAACTTGCAATTTTAGTTTCTGTAATGGAAAGTACACAATCTGGCATGAACACACACTAAAGAAGCCATGCACAGAAAGCAACCACCCAAGTCTTTTATTCAGTAACTTTAAAACAGCCCGTTCACTTCACTGTTCACAATAATTCACTGTTTTAATCTAATAGAGGCCACTATTTCAGCACACATTTCTAATCCACCTCCAAATGTGAGCATAACTACAGAGTCCACAATCCTGCTTTATCCTGTAAGGCACAGTGCAGTTTTCCTACTTCTTGTATCTGTAGCCAGTATGTAGTGCATGAAATAAAGACAAATTACACTCTCATATTTTCAAAATACTACTGTGTGTCAGCCAATATAATTTGCACAGAACACTGAAATACAGAATTGTGTTGAAATGACACAGCCATTAGCTTAAAACGCGAGGAATACACAAAAGTATGAAATGGCAAAGTCGCGTATGTGTATCATCCACATGTGACAAAGGGAAACTTTACCAAATGTTTACTGTAACAACAAAACAAGATAAAGGTGCCACATTGGTGACCAATCAGCTTTAAGATGCAGAATTATTCCAGTGTTCAACGCAATATGAAATTTACTACAGGTGCAACCCACTTTGTGGATAACATTCATAACTAAGATCCACACGATCCACTTTGCTAGAGACATATAGTATGGTGTAACAGCAATTACACTTAAGTGAAACAACATGTAAATATCAGAATTACTGCAATAAATAATACTGTTAAATAACAGCACTCCAAAAATTTACAGGGTTGTTTCACAGCACCATTAAGTTACAGCCACAAGTTGTTTTGCACAAAGGCACTGACTAATAACAACTGCTAATTAGTTCCTGTATACGAAGGGATAATGAATGTTAGAAAACCAAAGTATGCGGTTTTAAATTCGTCACATACACATTAAGAATTTCCTTATGATCTGTGACCCACTGCCTTAGTGTCAATGCATCATGATAACGTAAGTCACTTCAAGCGTAACAGCTTTAGTGTATTCTGTG
It encodes:
- the LOC124616076 gene encoding heterogeneous nuclear ribonucleoprotein H-like isoform X2 — translated: MSGSGDHDDEAYVVKLRGLPWSTTVDEILQFFNDCRIKDGKLGIHMTMSREGRPSGEAYVEMESDEDIEKACKKDRDHIGHRYIEVFKVKRSEMEWVVKRSGLNLENAMDDGCVRLRGLPFGCSKEEIAQFFSGLEIVPNGISLPTDFTGRSTGEAYVQFVNKEVAEKALQKHKDKIGHRYIEIFRSSLSEVRAAIGPKMRPLGPGGFNQRPAPYDRGDRFGGINRYNNMGRGSRSFKGGFGDFDDGPSPWGMNSSWGGSGGPGMRGNMGGRGSSSFNMSMNSGGFGNMGMGRGGRSGGGGNWNGGGGGGGHCIHMRGLPFRATQADIADFFRPVVPVNIRLLYDNSGRASGEADVEFATHDEALKAMSKDKGHMQHRYIELFLNSSPGGSGGMGGGNFGMGGGGFGGGGFGGGGGGGGGGGGFGGGRSKFRF
- the LOC124616076 gene encoding heterogeneous nuclear ribonucleoprotein F-like isoform X1, which encodes MEETRSTDGDMKSEVKPERKMSGSGDHDDEAYVVKLRGLPWSTTVDEILQFFNDCRIKDGKLGIHMTMSREGRPSGEAYVEMESDEDIEKACKKDRDHIGHRYIEVFKVKRSEMEWVVKRSGLNLENAMDDGCVRLRGLPFGCSKEEIAQFFSGLEIVPNGISLPTDFTGRSTGEAYVQFVNKEVAEKALQKHKDKIGHRYIEIFRSSLSEVRAAIGPKMRPLGPGGFNQRPAPYDRGDRFGGINRYNNMGRGSRSFKGGFGDFDDGPSPWGMNSSWGGSGGPGMRGNMGGRGSSSFNMSMNSGGFGNMGMGRGGRSGGGGNWNGGGGGGGHCIHMRGLPFRATQADIADFFRPVVPVNIRLLYDNSGRASGEADVEFATHDEALKAMSKDKGHMQHRYIELFLNSSPGGSGGMGGGNFGMGGGGFGGGGFGGGGGGGGGGGGFGGGRSKFRF